TCCAGCGGGTACAAAAGGAGCTCAACGATATTCGCCGCCACGCGATCCCCTTGTGGCGCAACATTGCCGCCGGCCGCGCCGCGATCGCCGGCTCGTGGCAAGAGGCGCGCCGCGGCGCGCAGGCGTGAGGAAGACCGTGAAGTCGCTCGTGACCGAACGATTTACCGAGGCCGTGGCTCAGGAAGTCTTGGAGCACGTTTACCGGCCCAGGCTTCAGACGGAATTCAGCAGCACCCTCGGCTACATGTCGGTCGCCAACAAGGCGCACGTGATCATGCTGGCCGTGTCGCAGGCACGTCGAACATCATGCCGCAGAAGAAACACCCGGTGGTGCTGGAGCATCTCAGGGGCAAGCCGCCGCATCTCATCGCCGGGTTCGTTTCGGCCGGGTCGGCCGTCAAGAACACCAACTTCACCAACACGATTGATGGGAACCGCGAAGCGGTCGGCGCCCTGTACCCATTCTTCCATGTGCGGCTGAGCGAAGCGGGATGACACAATACCTCGTCCAGTTGGGGCGCTGATCCCTTGCTCTTGCCATGGGCAGCGCCTGCGTCCCTTCGATTTCCAGGTCCCTGGTGCGCCCTTAGCTCCACCTCCCTTCTTGGGTGCCTCGTTATCTGGGCACGCCGCAACCGGGGCAACTTCACTGTGGAGTTTTTGGATCAGCCGCCAATCCGCAGAAAAGTCGCGTATAGACTTGGCCGACCGCCGTCATCGAGAAGCCAGAGCATATAATTGCCTGGAGCAGCAATGTTCCCATTTGGCGGGGATTGCACCCGAAGATAGCCAACGGGTGAGCCAAGTGTAGCAGCCGTCGTAGTCTCGAATGCCAGCGCGACATAGCGCTGATCATAGTTAAACCCGTGAGTTACTGATCCGACTCTGATGACAGCCACTCTAGAAATGGAATGAAACCTCGACTCCACTTGACCTGCTGACCCTAACGACAATTGGAATGAAACGGTGAAAGTTTCACCATAGCCGATTTTGGACGGAGCTAAGCTAATCACAAGCCGGTCGCATTCGGCAATATAGTCCGGATTGAACACTTCAATCCTGAACTCGGAAGAAGGTGCGCCGAAGGTATTGTTTACCTCTGACCCAGCCGTCCAAACACGCCCGTCAGCCATAAGAAGCGCAACGGAATGGTAACCGCGTGGGACTCTGGCTGGCGCGTCATTAAGCGCCCGCCAAGTAGTAGTGCTCGGATCGAAGATTTCCGGAACCTGCTGGCCATTTGTTGCATCGGTGCCTGGACCGCTCAGGGCCGGATCCTTCATCCCCCCGTTGACAAACACTTCACCGGTTGGAAGCAATGTTGCGTTGCAATGGTTTCTTTTCCCCTTCACCTGACGCGGATTCGTCACTTGCCAGGATGCAGAGGACTCGGCACCCGCCTGCAACGTGGTAATCAGCGCCTGCTCCCCGCCACATAGCAGGATCCTAACACGATATTTGTCATCGGGAAGCAACGGTAGCAGGACGGAACTCGTATATTGAGCCAGTGTATTGCTATTGAGGTAGTCCTCTTCGCTATTCTGGGGCCCCGGGAAGCTGGCGGTAACGGCTTGCGACGACGCATCATAAATCAAGCTCCGCATCGCAAAGGCAAGCGTGTTTTCCTGTGACGCAACGTCCGAATAGAGAGGTTGAACAATGAGAATTTTCCCAGACGGCAAGACGTGCAGCCTTGGATAGAATACAGCCATGTTTGGATTAAGACCCTCGCCTAGCGCGTCCAACAACGTCCAGGCTCCGGTCACGAGAGAGAACACCTCGGGGGTATTGTTGTTGTGCCGCTCATCATCCCAAGGAAGGACCGAGAATGGTGGAGGAAAGGAAGACCCGGGCGGGGCACTGTATTGATCAATTGGAACGCCTTTGAATTTTGCGGTTGCCGAGTAGATTCTCGGATGTCCGCACATCGCGATTACGGAGCCATCACCGAGCGTCAGGAGGCTCGGATACCATCGTCCACCACCCTGTTTGGTTTTGCCGGGAGTGTAGGATTGTGGAGCGTAATTCATCGGCGCGATGGAGACCCAACTCGGCGTAGCGGCCGGGTCAAAGATCCAGGCTTCCCGCAACCCGCCCCAATGCCCCGCATGTGGATTGCTGGACGTTGGAATGGACATCATACTCGTGCCGCCAGCTACCAAAAGGCGACCATCCGCGAGCAGAGAATGACCGCTGCAAAAGAGGTCAAAGAATTCATTCTGAGCCAAACCTCCTGGGCCTCTTGGCGTGCCAGGCCTGGTTACTGCTTGTGACTGATAATTAACTAACACGGTGTGATTGACCATGCCCGCATCGTGGTTATTGGCGTCCCATCGGTTGCCCGAGAAATATAGTATCGAGCCCAGTATTCCTTCTCCGACGGGTAGCAGAGCAGCGTGAACTGCAAGGGTCCACTTGCTTTTATCCGGTTCGCCGAAACTGGCTTCGGGCTCGAAAGGTGAGGACCAATAAGCCATTCTTGCCGGGTCAATCGTGATGCTCGGCTCGTTCTCGATCGGGTTGTTTTGCAGCGAGCCGCCGAACGCGGTTCGCATGATCCACAACGTCTGGTTGCTGACCACTGGAGCGTTGGCCGTGACGGTGAAGTGCAGGCTTGCATTGACGCTGGCTCCGCGTGGAACGTGAACGGTCGTCGGCTGCAGCGACACCCCTTGCGGGCCGGGCCCGGTGTCCAGGGTGTAGGTGACGTCGGTGTCTGGTCCGGCCAGCGACTGCACGACGATCGGTAGATCGCCCGAGCCGCCTTGCGGGATCGTCAACAAAGTCGCTCCCAGATGTGTCGCGATCTCACCGAGCGAGAGGGAGAGCGGAATCTGCACTGGGTTCGGAGACCAGGCATCGCCTGCAATCAAGAGCGTTGCGCCGAAGGCGTCGCCCTTTTTAGGAGCCGTGTACCGAATGCTGACGAGCACGAACTGGCCTTGCCTGACGGGGAGCGAACTCGTGCCATCCGACTGCGCGACCAGCTCGAGGACGCGCTCTCCCCGTACTGGAAAACGGGGAGAGATTGGCGCCTGAGGTGGGCCGGGAGGGAGTGGTATCACGACCCAATGATATACGGCGACGCTCGCGATCTTGAAAACTCCGGCAGTGTTGTCGGAGAGCTTGGCCGTCACGTTCGCGGGGGGCGCATTATCAAGAAACACGCCACCTGACAAGTCGACATTCTCGCCGGGCGGCCCGGGCGGCGGGCCCGTCGACCCCGGCGAGACCGACCCAAAGTTCACCGCTTGCGGAGTGAACTTGACGGGAGCGCCCACGCGTCCTCCTTTGTAGCGACTGCTAGCATAGCGCCTGAGTTGCGACTCTCCACGTAAAGCTTCGCTATGACAGTGAGGCTTCGCTAACGCATCAGGATGCGCTCCATATGGGAGCGCACGTCGGCTGGAAGCTCCTCCAGCCTGATGCCAGACAGCCGTCCGATCTCGATCGCCTTGACCCCAGCCTGCGTATGAAGGGGCTCCGGCGTCAGGGGTCGGTCCGGGGCTTCTCCCACTTGATGGAGCACGATCGTCAGACGCGGGAGCGTGGCCGCCTGCAGTTCCCGCTTAGGAACGCGAACGAAGAAGTCGAAGCTGGGCTCGGCGATGAACCGATGTTTGCCCTCGGGGCCCGGCACGTCGCGATTGGCGAAGGCGCGACGCACGCCGAGATCCGGAATAGAGCCGAGGCCGATTCGTCGAGTGTCGATGGAGGCTTCATACACGTAGCCGCGGGCTACGGCGCTTGGGAGGTCGATGGGCCCTGCCACTTCGTGCACGCCAACCACGGAGAGCCTGCCGTTTTCGACGTGCACCTCAAGTCGAACATACGCTTCTGGAGGCGCGGTCTCAACCGGCGTACTTCGCCGCTCTTGCGGTTTCCCCGGTAACGGCTGTGGGACTGATGGCTGCTGCGGAACGGCCGCCATGCGGGGTTGACCAACGATGGGTGCCGTGGTGTCCTTCCCCATTACGGGGCCGTCAGTGATTCTCGGGACAGGTTCGACATCACCGATCCGGGCCATCGAGGGCAGACCGCGGACGGCCACGACCGGGTCAGCGCCCGCGCGCTGTTCACGCGGCAGATCGGGACGGACATCGACCAGCCTCTTACTTTCTTGGTTTGCCATGGCGCGCTCCCGACTTCAAAAATTATGTCCGTACTTGTAGTTGTGGATCCACCTGTAGTATATCCTGTCGAGCGCGTACGGTGCTGCACTTCTGAGCATCCCGAACCAATCTTGATTGTGAACGAAGAGGTCCGACCGCCGCCCACTGCCCTGATAGTCGCACGGCTCGAAATGGTCGACCGTGCCGAGATGCCAGCCGCCGATCCAATCGGCCGCCCAGTCGCAGTTCAACCCGACGCCTGTCGAGAGCATACGGCCCAGGTAGACGGGCCCCCAGTCGTTTGCGTTGAACACGGCCAAGTCTGCCCTGCCGTCCGCATTCAGATCCGCGACGTAGTGGCGGTCGTGGGTGCGCATCTGCCAGCCCGGCGCGTTGCCGTCGTACCGCTGCACCATGGTCAGCGCGGAGCCCGTAGATTCGAGCATCCCGAGGTAGGCGATCGCCCACGCGTCCCCATTGAAGACGAAGAGATCCGTCTTCCCATCACCGTTGAAGTCGCCGATGAAGTGCTGATCCGACGGGCGCATCTGCCAGCCGGGCATGGTGCCGTCATAGCGCGTCGCCATGGATAGGCTTGCCCCGTTGGAACTGAGCATCCCAAGATAGGGGAAAGCCCACGCATTCCCGTTGAAGACGAAGAGATCCGCCATCCCATCACCGTTGAAGTCGCCGATGAAGTGCTGATCCGACGGGCGCATCTGCCAGTCGGGCAAGTTGGCGTCGTAGCGCTGGACCAACGATAGCCCCGTACCGTTCGACCGCAGGAGCCCCAGATAGGGGATCGCCCAGTTGCTGCCGTTGAAGACGAAGACATCGGCCCTCCGGTCGCCGTCGAAATCGCCGACGAAGAACTGATCGCCGCTCGTAAACTGCCATCCCGGCATTGCCCCGTCGTAGCGGGCGATCAATCGGAGGCCACCGCTTCCGTCATCCGCGAGGAGCCCGAGGTACGGCATGATCCAATCCGTGCCGTTGAACACCAGGACCTCGTCCTTCCCGTCTGCGTTGAAGTCGGCTACCCAGTACCGGTCGCCGGGCTGGAATTGCCAGGAGCCGGGTACGAGATTCACCACGCTGAACTGAACATCCAGTTGGCTGCTATTGGACCGGTACAGCATGATGCCGTTGCCGTTGTGCACAAGGAGGCCCGACCTGCGATCGCCGTCAAAATCCCCCGGATAGCAGTCCCAGAACGTGCGCCCCGTTTTCGAGTCGTTGAGTTGTTTCATGGACGTGTAGCACACGGGGCAGTACGGCGGCAAATTGGAGTTCATGCGACAGTTGATGACGGGCCGGTACACGCCCCGGGTGACGGTCCCGCCGCCTTCGAACAGGCCGACGCTCTGGTTGTCGTCCCAATCAGCAGGGCGGGCACCCTGCGTGTAGCCGGCGCACTTGCCGACCCCGGTCGGAATGGGTGTCGCCGGATTAACGAATCTGCCCCATTTCAGCGTGGCCCGGTTGGTGTTGATCGTAAGGTCGACGCATCCGGGCTCGCCGCCAGTGTACGTCGTGTCCGTTTCGCAATACTCGTCGCAAAAACCGCCCAGCCCGTGGCCGAATTCGTGGGCGATGGTGTCCCACGTGATCCCGAGCGGCAAGACGGCGAACCCGCCACCCCCACAGCCGCCGAACCCGGGGTTGTTCAGCAGGATCAGGACCAGGTTGTGGTCGGGGACCCAGGTGTTGAGCGCGTTTTGCACGAGCGTTCCAGTGTTCGGGCCGCCCTCGAGCCAGCAGTGTGACCAGGAACCGCTATAGTAGTACCCGAGCGCCGTGTTCCGTGTCGTCGTGCTCAACAAGGTCCCGTTGTTGTACGTTTTGGTGCCGACGCCAGAATCGACGGAGATGAGGTTGACGCGGTAGATATTGAAAGCTTGAATGTCCTCAAAGTAGTAGTCGTGCTTGAACAGGCCATTGATCAGCAACTCATTGACTTTCGCGTTGTAGACATCTTGATCCGCGCCGGCCGCGAAGCCATCCCCCAGGACGGCGATATTGACTTTAGTGCCGGGCGCCCCCGAGGAGAGGATTTGCGTCATGCTATCGGGCATGGCGATCCTCCCAAGTGAATTCCGCTCGTGAGATTCCGCGATCGGTGTCAGTATCCACGAAACCACCTCCCCTCCGGCACAGCATCAGCGCCTTCATGCCGGTTCGAGGCACGCGGCGAAATACGTGCCGGGACGTTGCCGAGACGTTCAACTGACCCAGGGACCGGGCGCTACGGCGTTTTTCTGGTGGGTCCTCAAACTGGCGCAGCGTTCGCTGTGAGTGCAAGCGCAAACGCGAGTGTTGAGAGGGTCAATGGACGAGGGATCAAAACGAAACGCGGCGTCCCGCAAGGGACCCCGCGTCAGATCACGCCAATCATCCATCACCTCCGGCAGCCCGGCCGACCTCTGATCGAGGTCCCGTGGCTTTGCGTCCCCGAATTGCTTCGAGTTTGCCCGTGCGGAGGAACGTGCTCTCTCCGATGCTAGTATCGCGGTCGGGGCGCACGAACGTCAAGGCGAAATCTCCTTCATCTGGGCATTCGAATCGCACCCTGGAGCGGCTGTGGCGATGACGCTACCGCTCTCGCCGTCTTGCTCCTCAGTGGGACCGCAGCAAAGTCACGCTTCGGTTAGCGGGGTCGTTTGTGCGCAACCCTCGCGAGGAGATGACATTTCCAGAAGTTCGTGGGAGACGTGATGGCGGTTCGCGAACGCAATGCAGCGCGGACAGCCGGGAAGCAGGGCAAATGACCGTCAGGGGAGCTGGGCGACGATCGTGGCAATTGGGGGGCGATTCCGCCGGTCGGGAACGGAGGGTTGGCCTCGCCGCTCCGGGAAATGTGTGACCACACGTTCGTGTGCTTCAGCACAGGAACTCCCTTGCCAGGCCAAAGGCGCCTTTACCGGGATCGTCGGCGCCGAGGACATTCGGACTAGGCACCGAGGAGCGCTTTGACTGCTTCATCAAGCCCGCGCCTCGCGCGTGCGAGTTTGGCCTTCCGGGCGGCATGCGCCCTCTCCTCGGAGGCGAGCCGTCGTTCGCCCTCGCGGGCCATTCGACGGACCTGCCGCGGCCCGGGTCCCCCGATGGTATTCCGCGCGCGAACCGAGCGCACAGGATCTAGGGCCTGCTTC
This genomic stretch from bacterium harbors:
- a CDS encoding galactose oxidase-like domain-containing protein, which translates into the protein MGAPVKFTPQAVNFGSVSPGSTGPPPGPPGENVDLSGGVFLDNAPPANVTAKLSDNTAGVFKIASVAVYHWVVIPLPPGPPQAPISPRFPVRGERVLELVAQSDGTSSLPVRQGQFVLVSIRYTAPKKGDAFGATLLIAGDAWSPNPVQIPLSLSLGEIATHLGATLLTIPQGGSGDLPIVVQSLAGPDTDVTYTLDTGPGPQGVSLQPTTVHVPRGASVNASLHFTVTANAPVVSNQTLWIMRTAFGGSLQNNPIENEPSITIDPARMAYWSSPFEPEASFGEPDKSKWTLAVHAALLPVGEGILGSILYFSGNRWDANNHDAGMVNHTVLVNYQSQAVTRPGTPRGPGGLAQNEFFDLFCSGHSLLADGRLLVAGGTSMMSIPTSSNPHAGHWGGLREAWIFDPAATPSWVSIAPMNYAPQSYTPGKTKQGGGRWYPSLLTLGDGSVIAMCGHPRIYSATAKFKGVPIDQYSAPPGSSFPPPFSVLPWDDERHNNNTPEVFSLVTGAWTLLDALGEGLNPNMAVFYPRLHVLPSGKILIVQPLYSDVASQENTLAFAMRSLIYDASSQAVTASFPGPQNSEEDYLNSNTLAQYTSSVLLPLLPDDKYRVRILLCGGEQALITTLQAGAESSASWQVTNPRQVKGKRNHCNATLLPTGEVFVNGGMKDPALSGPGTDATNGQQVPEIFDPSTTTWRALNDAPARVPRGYHSVALLMADGRVWTAGSEVNNTFGAPSSEFRIEVFNPDYIAECDRLVISLAPSKIGYGETFTVSFQLSLGSAGQVESRFHSISRVAVIRVGSVTHGFNYDQRYVALAFETTTAATLGSPVGYLRVQSPPNGNIAAPGNYMLWLLDDGGRPSLYATFLRIGG
- a CDS encoding M64 family metallopeptidase, whose translation is MPDSMTQILSSGAPGTKVNIAVLGDGFAAGADQDVYNAKVNELLINGLFKHDYYFEDIQAFNIYRVNLISVDSGVGTKTYNNGTLLSTTTRNTALGYYYSGSWSHCWLEGGPNTGTLVQNALNTWVPDHNLVLILLNNPGFGGCGGGGFAVLPLGITWDTIAHEFGHGLGGFCDEYCETDTTYTGGEPGCVDLTINTNRATLKWGRFVNPATPIPTGVGKCAGYTQGARPADWDDNQSVGLFEGGGTVTRGVYRPVINCRMNSNLPPYCPVCYTSMKQLNDSKTGRTFWDCYPGDFDGDRRSGLLVHNGNGIMLYRSNSSQLDVQFSVVNLVPGSWQFQPGDRYWVADFNADGKDEVLVFNGTDWIMPYLGLLADDGSGGLRLIARYDGAMPGWQFTSGDQFFVGDFDGDRRADVFVFNGSNWAIPYLGLLRSNGTGLSLVQRYDANLPDWQMRPSDQHFIGDFNGDGMADLFVFNGNAWAFPYLGMLSSNGASLSMATRYDGTMPGWQMRPSDQHFIGDFNGDGKTDLFVFNGDAWAIAYLGMLESTGSALTMVQRYDGNAPGWQMRTHDRHYVADLNADGRADLAVFNANDWGPVYLGRMLSTGVGLNCDWAADWIGGWHLGTVDHFEPCDYQGSGRRSDLFVHNQDWFGMLRSAAPYALDRIYYRWIHNYKYGHNF